A single Nitrospira sp. DNA region contains:
- a CDS encoding ribonuclease domain-containing protein: MPFPLIRRFSQCLVTAFLLGLVICAGLNAGTGLADPLTQSPPAVTQDHDAVSMAPLKAQDLLKRLQERDGAPLPGYIGGREFQNRERRLPRGRYREYDVNPKIRGRSRDAERLVIEQRTGKAYYTGDHYRTFTPLN; this comes from the coding sequence ATGCCCTTCCCCCTGATCCGGCGTTTCTCACAATGCCTCGTGACCGCCTTCCTGCTCGGACTGGTGATCTGCGCTGGGCTGAACGCGGGAACCGGCCTGGCAGACCCTCTCACTCAATCACCGCCAGCGGTGACGCAGGATCACGATGCCGTCTCAATGGCGCCTCTCAAAGCGCAGGACCTGCTCAAGCGTTTGCAGGAACGGGACGGAGCCCCGCTGCCCGGATATATCGGCGGGCGGGAATTTCAGAATCGAGAGCGCCGGTTGCCGCGCGGCCGCTATCGCGAGTATGACGTGAACCCCAAGATCCGGGGTCGGTCGCGTGATGCGGAACGGCTGGTGATCGAACAGCGCACCGGCAAGGCCTACTATACAGGCGATCATTACCGAACCTTTACACCGCTCAACTAG
- a CDS encoding HAD-IA family hydrolase, with protein sequence MTKTPVDLLIFDLDGTLIESKWDIAHSVNLTLVELGLPERPLEEIFGFVGDGVKKLLRLAVGESNRVSFDEALAVFRGHYLEHCLDRTVFFPGIEPMLQHFSDKHKAVATNKSIEYTRVILNGLGAGHFPWVVGGDNGFGLKPEPGMLLHLLEQVKVPKERAVLVGDSTNDINGGHNAGIRVCAVGYGMGNREKMAACEPDWFIERPEQLMEIFT encoded by the coding sequence ATGACGAAGACCCCGGTTGATTTGTTGATTTTTGATTTGGACGGCACGTTGATCGAGTCGAAGTGGGACATCGCCCATTCGGTCAACCTCACGCTGGTCGAGTTGGGGCTGCCGGAACGGCCGCTTGAAGAAATTTTCGGATTCGTCGGCGACGGGGTCAAGAAACTCCTGCGGCTGGCCGTCGGCGAGAGCAACCGGGTGAGTTTCGACGAGGCCCTCGCCGTCTTTCGCGGGCACTATCTCGAACATTGTCTGGACCGCACGGTCTTCTTTCCGGGGATCGAGCCGATGTTGCAGCACTTCTCCGACAAGCACAAGGCCGTGGCGACGAATAAATCGATCGAATACACGCGCGTCATTCTCAACGGGTTGGGCGCGGGGCATTTCCCCTGGGTCGTCGGGGGAGACAACGGGTTTGGCCTGAAACCGGAGCCTGGTATGCTGTTGCATCTGCTTGAGCAGGTGAAGGTCCCTAAGGAGCGAGCCGTTTTGGTGGGCGACAGTACCAACGACATCAACGGCGGGCACAACGCCGGCATTCGGGTCTGCGCCGTCGGCTATGGAATGGGGAATCGGGAGAAGATGGCGGCGTGCGAGCCCGATTGGTTCATCGAACGACCGGAACAACTGATGGAGATCTTTACATGA
- a CDS encoding pitrilysin family protein, translating into MIAELLHGSRDASRVTALCLGLVVSLTLYLVPAVAEGPSLADRVIEHKLANGLTVLMVERHQTPVVSVNITFAVGGVNEQVGQTGLAHLYEHMAFKGTRTVGTKDYDKEKLTLDELSRVGTLLDQRQRELAKKGAAVTPGEQAALDTLQKQVTDLQAQAGQYVVGNEMALLYQRHGGVGLNASTGKDLTRYTISLPANRLPVWAAIEADRMANPVLREFYKERGVVMEERRLRNDDSPNGLLFETFTSAAFRAHPYGVPTIGWGSDILSLTPAATEAFFKTYYGPNNATIALVGDINPKEVIALIEGTFGKIPAASATPEIVTVEPEQRGERRVEVEFDAEPIVAIGYHKPGLGHPDDDVFDVIDEILTDGLTSRLQTTIVREKRLAGSVGSDANYPGVRAPNLFILTATPLAPHTTGEVETAIYAELERLKTEPVPAKELQKIVNNIDADLVRALRSNSGLASQLALFQTVAGDWRHVLKSRDRIAAVTPADIQRVARQYFTKSNRTVGTLVKHAREKNLTAGNEVAR; encoded by the coding sequence ATGATTGCAGAATTGCTTCACGGATCACGTGACGCGTCACGCGTCACGGCGTTGTGCCTCGGGCTGGTCGTCAGCCTGACGCTGTACCTCGTTCCAGCGGTGGCAGAGGGCCCGAGTCTTGCCGATCGGGTGATCGAACACAAACTGGCGAACGGCCTGACCGTGCTGATGGTCGAGCGCCATCAAACGCCGGTGGTCTCGGTCAACATCACGTTCGCGGTGGGCGGGGTGAATGAGCAGGTCGGCCAGACCGGCTTGGCTCACCTGTATGAGCATATGGCGTTCAAGGGGACGCGGACCGTCGGGACGAAGGACTATGACAAAGAGAAGCTGACGCTCGACGAGCTGTCTCGCGTGGGGACCCTCCTCGATCAACGGCAGCGCGAGTTGGCCAAGAAGGGCGCTGCGGTGACGCCGGGGGAGCAGGCCGCGCTTGATACCTTGCAGAAACAGGTCACGGACCTGCAAGCGCAAGCGGGCCAGTATGTGGTCGGCAACGAAATGGCCTTGCTCTATCAGCGCCACGGCGGTGTGGGGCTCAATGCCTCCACCGGGAAAGATCTCACCCGCTATACGATCAGCCTCCCGGCCAACCGGTTGCCGGTCTGGGCGGCCATCGAAGCCGACCGGATGGCGAATCCGGTCCTCCGCGAATTCTACAAAGAGCGCGGCGTGGTGATGGAAGAACGCCGCCTGCGCAACGACGACAGTCCGAACGGACTCCTCTTCGAAACCTTTACCTCGGCGGCCTTTCGGGCGCATCCCTATGGCGTGCCGACCATTGGATGGGGATCGGACATTCTGTCGCTGACTCCGGCAGCGACCGAGGCCTTCTTCAAAACCTACTATGGGCCGAACAACGCGACGATCGCCCTCGTGGGGGATATCAATCCGAAAGAGGTCATTGCCTTGATCGAGGGGACGTTCGGGAAGATTCCGGCCGCGAGCGCCACGCCCGAGATCGTGACGGTGGAGCCGGAGCAGCGGGGCGAGCGCCGCGTCGAGGTCGAGTTCGATGCCGAACCGATCGTGGCGATCGGGTATCACAAGCCGGGCCTGGGCCATCCGGACGACGATGTCTTCGATGTGATCGATGAAATTCTGACCGACGGGCTGACGTCCCGTCTGCAGACTACCATCGTCAGGGAGAAACGGCTGGCCGGGTCCGTCGGGTCCGATGCCAACTACCCCGGCGTGCGCGCCCCGAATCTCTTCATCCTGACCGCCACGCCGCTGGCGCCTCATACGACGGGGGAGGTGGAGACGGCGATCTATGCGGAATTGGAACGGCTCAAGACCGAACCGGTGCCGGCGAAAGAACTACAGAAGATCGTCAACAATATCGACGCGGACCTCGTGCGGGCCCTGCGCTCGAACAGCGGGCTCGCATCGCAGCTGGCGCTGTTTCAGACGGTGGCGGGTGATTGGCGGCATGTCTTGAAATCCCGCGACCGGATCGCCGCGGTCACGCCGGCCGATATTCAGCGGGTTGCCAGGCAGTATTTCACCAAGTCCAACCGAACCGTAGGCACGCTCGTCAAGCATGCGCGCGAGAAGAATCTGACGGCAGGGAATGAGGTGGCACGATGA
- a CDS encoding pitrilysin family protein, whose product MRQVKGKRVRVGGIAVVGLFSVFMLSLTVTACAGGPTLSDPRTMTFKPVEFIPPEPNRVVLDNGMVVYLLEDHELPLITVTATMKTGTWLDPADKIGLAALTGALMRTGGGGGLTPEQVDEELEHFAGDVSVSIGHESGSASLDVLKKDLKRGLQIFSGLLRTPAFEPARVEIAKLQALEGIRRRQDNPGSVVGREFMKLLYGPDHPSARETSIASVTGITRDDLVAFHRSTIHPNGIILGVTGDFQKADMLAALREVFGDWAKGTVPELKIADVPDSQSATPAIRFVNKETSQTHMRVGHLTIRENDPDYVALAIANDILGGSSFRSRLFNDVRTKRGLAYSVGSRLMAGVHDQGVWLMRAETKQVSTQEVVSRFIANIERMRTELVTDQELAEAKEAYVNSFVFSFSSPSAIVSRLVELENDGLPKDFLQQVREKVVKLTKEDVLAAAKKHLHPDRLKIIAVGSGDMLPKVLSTFGEVKEIKLSPEG is encoded by the coding sequence ATGAGGCAGGTGAAGGGGAAGCGGGTAAGGGTGGGCGGGATCGCAGTGGTCGGCCTGTTCAGCGTATTCATGCTGTCACTCACTGTGACGGCTTGCGCGGGAGGGCCGACGCTCAGCGACCCGCGCACCATGACGTTCAAGCCGGTGGAGTTTATCCCGCCGGAGCCGAATCGCGTGGTGCTCGACAACGGCATGGTCGTGTATCTCCTCGAAGATCATGAGCTGCCGCTCATTACGGTGACGGCCACGATGAAAACCGGCACCTGGCTTGATCCGGCAGATAAGATCGGCCTCGCGGCACTCACGGGCGCCCTCATGCGGACGGGCGGCGGCGGCGGGCTCACGCCGGAACAAGTGGATGAAGAATTAGAGCACTTCGCAGGGGATGTCAGTGTGTCGATCGGGCACGAGTCCGGGTCTGCGTCGCTCGATGTGCTGAAGAAGGATCTGAAGCGCGGGCTCCAGATTTTCTCCGGTCTGCTCCGGACGCCGGCCTTCGAACCGGCGCGGGTCGAGATTGCGAAGTTGCAGGCGCTTGAGGGCATCCGCCGCCGTCAGGACAATCCCGGCTCCGTGGTGGGGCGAGAGTTCATGAAGTTGTTGTACGGCCCCGACCATCCGTCCGCCCGTGAAACATCCATCGCGTCGGTCACCGGCATTACCCGTGACGATCTCGTGGCCTTTCACCGGAGCACGATCCATCCCAACGGCATCATTTTGGGGGTGACCGGTGATTTCCAGAAAGCGGACATGCTGGCGGCGTTGCGCGAGGTGTTCGGAGATTGGGCCAAGGGAACGGTACCGGAACTGAAGATTGCCGATGTGCCGGACAGTCAGAGCGCAACGCCGGCCATCCGCTTCGTCAATAAAGAGACCTCGCAGACGCATATGCGGGTCGGGCATCTCACGATCCGTGAAAATGATCCGGACTACGTGGCCCTGGCCATCGCCAACGATATCCTGGGAGGGAGTTCTTTCCGGAGCCGGCTCTTCAACGATGTGCGAACGAAACGCGGGCTGGCCTATTCGGTGGGCAGCCGTCTGATGGCGGGCGTGCATGATCAAGGCGTCTGGCTCATGCGGGCGGAGACGAAGCAGGTCTCCACGCAGGAAGTGGTGAGCCGGTTCATCGCCAATATTGAACGGATGCGGACGGAACTGGTCACGGACCAGGAGCTGGCCGAGGCGAAAGAAGCTTATGTGAATTCGTTCGTGTTTTCGTTCAGCAGCCCCTCGGCGATCGTCAGCCGGCTCGTGGAGCTGGAGAACGACGGACTGCCCAAGGACTTTCTTCAGCAGGTACGGGAGAAAGTGGTCAAGCTGACCAAGGAAGACGTGCTGGCAGCGGCGAAGAAGCATCTGCACCCAGACCGATTGAAGATTATCGCCGTCGGTTCCGGCGACATGCTGCCGAAAGTGCTCTCGACCTTCGGAGAAGTGAAAGAGATCAAGCTCTCTCCGGAGGGATGA
- a CDS encoding MBL fold metallo-hydrolase, translated as MPLEDELCDILKKSRIGQGISVVDLAKMTGLPGGDITALERGDRPRDRTEVRALALALGLQDEPLAQIAIEQWVPVAQSSPAWLKTIQGSINGYGVQGYILHDGGEALLIDTAYNAPAMIEYVSTHHLRLVGICLTHGHTDHADGTEQILQSHPAPVYLGAEDVELLSWRPPQAQLRTPVHGQTIAVGRLAVQCLMTPGHTPGGICYRVDDAQMPVCFVGDTLFAGSIGRSNPSTLYRIHLASVRATVLGLPPEYRLLPGHGPATTVEEEVAHNPFYASA; from the coding sequence ATGCCGCTGGAAGATGAGCTCTGTGACATTCTGAAAAAGTCCCGCATCGGTCAGGGAATATCGGTGGTTGATCTGGCGAAGATGACGGGTTTGCCGGGTGGCGATATCACGGCGCTGGAGCGCGGGGATCGCCCGCGTGATCGCACGGAAGTGCGGGCGTTGGCCCTGGCCTTAGGCTTGCAGGACGAACCGCTCGCGCAGATAGCGATCGAGCAATGGGTGCCGGTTGCCCAGTCATCGCCAGCCTGGCTCAAGACGATTCAAGGATCGATCAACGGCTACGGGGTACAGGGTTACATTCTCCACGACGGAGGCGAGGCGCTGCTGATCGATACGGCCTACAACGCGCCGGCGATGATCGAGTATGTCTCCACGCACCATCTTCGGCTGGTCGGGATTTGTTTGACGCACGGCCATACGGATCATGCCGATGGCACCGAACAGATTCTCCAGTCCCATCCGGCACCGGTCTATCTGGGAGCCGAGGACGTCGAGCTGCTCAGCTGGCGGCCGCCTCAGGCGCAGTTGAGGACGCCGGTTCACGGGCAGACCATTGCTGTCGGCCGTCTGGCGGTTCAGTGCTTGATGACGCCGGGTCATACGCCAGGCGGAATCTGCTACCGGGTGGATGATGCACAGATGCCGGTGTGTTTTGTGGGCGATACGTTGTTTGCGGGATCGATCGGCCGCTCGAATCCCAGTACGCTCTATCGGATCCATCTGGCTTCCGTCCGGGCCACCGTGCTTGGCCTCCCGCCGGAGTATCGGTTGTTGCCGGGCCATGGCCCCGCGACGACCGTCGAAGAAGAAGTGGCTCATAACCCTTTCTACGCATCCGCCTAG